The proteins below are encoded in one region of Coriobacteriia bacterium:
- a CDS encoding AhpC/TSA family protein: MGDKAPDFSLPDALTGEIVTLTSLLGKPLLVYFARGTWCPTCRKWMSILEEHVPELKRRGAGVVTIMAQRPARMRDDLKETPYSFPVLADADRTVVREWGVYVKANFESINIARPANFVIDASGTIRFMHIASVQFEFASLDGIFATLDAL; encoded by the coding sequence GTGGGCGATAAGGCGCCTGATTTTTCACTGCCTGATGCGCTCACCGGCGAGATTGTCACGCTGACCAGCCTGTTGGGCAAGCCTCTGCTGGTCTATTTTGCTCGGGGCACTTGGTGCCCGACCTGCCGCAAGTGGATGAGCATCTTAGAGGAGCACGTGCCGGAACTGAAGAGGCGGGGGGCCGGAGTCGTGACAATAATGGCCCAGAGACCCGCCAGAATGCGTGACGACCTCAAGGAAACGCCGTATTCCTTCCCTGTTCTGGCGGACGCTGACCGCACTGTGGTGAGAGAGTGGGGTGTGTACGTGAAGGCCAACTTCGAATCCATCAATATCGCCCGGCCCGCCAACTTCGTTATAGACGCTTCAGGTACAATCAGGTTCATGCATATCGCCAGTGTTCAGTTCGAGTTCGCCTCGCTTGACGGCATTTTCGCTACTCTCGACGCGTTGTAG
- a CDS encoding pyridoxamine 5'-phosphate oxidase family protein translates to MRDTSKTIGKLIDGAGVSIVSSIDKDGFPNSKAMLAPRRREGIRRILFTTNTSSMRVGQYLENPKACAIGQTRG, encoded by the coding sequence GTGAGGGATACCAGCAAGACAATAGGCAAGTTGATCGACGGAGCGGGTGTCTCGATCGTCAGTTCCATCGACAAAGACGGCTTCCCAAACTCCAAGGCCATGCTTGCGCCAAGGAGGAGGGAAGGCATAAGACGCATCCTCTTCACGACGAACACGTCTTCAATGAGGGTTGGTCAGTATCTCGAGAATCCGAAGGCATGCGCAATCGGGCAGACTCGCGGGTAG
- a CDS encoding PH domain-containing protein codes for MSDASATWFRSKIDWWIGLILVVLPFIELGGLAAALLAGDREAATAMAMGSGLVAAIYGLLLIPIRYGITEDRLIIRFGVVRRSIPLSDIREVHPTRNPLASPALSLDRLAIRVDEGFIGMSLVSPSEREEFLSLLASSAGLSREGNRLVRIRDSMPSA; via the coding sequence ATGTCGGACGCTTCAGCCACATGGTTCCGATCCAAGATCGACTGGTGGATCGGACTGATCCTTGTAGTGTTGCCATTCATCGAACTTGGAGGTCTGGCCGCTGCCCTACTGGCTGGCGACCGTGAAGCGGCCACTGCGATGGCAATGGGCAGCGGGCTTGTCGCGGCGATCTACGGCCTGCTGTTGATCCCGATCCGTTACGGGATCACGGAAGATAGACTGATCATCCGCTTCGGCGTCGTCCGAAGGAGTATCCCACTGAGTGATATTCGCGAGGTTCATCCGACACGCAATCCTTTGGCTTCTCCTGCGCTGTCGCTGGACAGGCTCGCGATTCGAGTCGATGAGGGCTTCATTGGGATGAGCCTCGTTTCGCCTTCAGAGCGTGAGGAGTTCCTGTCGTTGCTTGCGAGCAGCGCGGGGCTCTCACGCGAAGGCAATCGACTGGTGCGTATCAGGGACAGTATGCCGTCGGCCTGA
- a CDS encoding MFS transporter, with the protein MKTRSDGWLRTVLIIFTGQTFSLLGSSAVNFALVWWLTAETGSAALLAYASIAAILPQAVLGPIAGPFIDRWDRRFTMIVADLMIAATSVWLLLAFAEGAPSVTLIMLVIALRSAGAAFHTPASQAAVPMYVPADQLMRVAGWSFFMSSGVAMAGPVLGAFMMAATSISAVMAVDIVGAGIAVASLLIVRIPNPQRDESESGRIDFVAEFVDGWRELIRHRGLLDLTLVLAMVTLLYMPLNALFPLMTFSHFSGDAAAASYVEVAFGAGMLVGSMMIGVMSRRFSGVQLVGAGILLVGGMLAVSGMLPSSAFWVFVMMCVLMGFSVPLFGAPITAMFQGLIDPAKLGRVMSLYMTIAMLAAPVGLLVAGPLAEQVGVAPWFAISGVLIAVMGLVAWSLPAVRALDAATGLATAGPAAIEERAF; encoded by the coding sequence ATGAAGACTCGCAGCGATGGCTGGCTCCGCACGGTCCTTATCATCTTCACCGGGCAGACCTTCTCCCTTCTGGGGAGTTCCGCGGTCAATTTCGCACTCGTGTGGTGGCTGACCGCCGAGACCGGCTCCGCAGCACTCCTTGCTTACGCTTCAATAGCAGCAATACTGCCGCAGGCCGTTCTCGGGCCGATCGCCGGCCCCTTCATCGATCGATGGGATCGACGATTCACGATGATCGTCGCCGATCTGATGATCGCGGCAACAAGTGTTTGGCTTCTGCTCGCGTTCGCGGAAGGTGCGCCCTCGGTGACGCTTATCATGCTCGTCATCGCGCTTCGATCCGCGGGCGCGGCGTTTCACACTCCGGCGAGCCAAGCGGCGGTTCCCATGTATGTGCCGGCGGACCAGCTGATGCGAGTCGCTGGATGGAGCTTCTTCATGAGCTCCGGTGTAGCGATGGCGGGACCTGTCCTGGGGGCATTCATGATGGCGGCCACGTCGATCTCGGCGGTCATGGCTGTCGACATCGTTGGGGCCGGGATCGCCGTCGCATCGCTCCTGATAGTCCGCATCCCCAATCCCCAGAGAGACGAGAGTGAATCAGGGCGCATCGACTTCGTCGCCGAGTTCGTCGACGGCTGGCGGGAGCTGATCCGACACCGAGGGCTACTGGATCTGACGCTCGTGCTCGCGATGGTCACGCTCCTGTATATGCCGCTCAACGCGCTGTTTCCGCTGATGACGTTCTCGCACTTCAGCGGTGATGCGGCCGCTGCGAGCTACGTTGAGGTGGCGTTCGGTGCGGGTATGCTCGTTGGGTCGATGATGATCGGCGTGATGTCGCGGCGCTTCTCAGGCGTGCAGCTTGTCGGCGCAGGCATCCTTCTCGTGGGCGGAATGCTTGCCGTCTCGGGCATGCTGCCGTCATCCGCGTTCTGGGTCTTCGTGATGATGTGCGTGCTGATGGGGTTTTCGGTTCCGCTCTTCGGCGCTCCGATCACCGCCATGTTCCAGGGACTCATCGATCCAGCGAAGCTGGGGCGTGTGATGTCGCTCTATATGACGATCGCGATGCTTGCGGCACCAGTAGGGTTGTTGGTCGCAGGCCCGCTGGCAGAACAGGTTGGCGTGGCTCCGTGGTTCGCGATCTCGGGCGTGCTTATAGCGGTGATGGGGCTCGTAGCTTGGTCACTCCCGGCCGTTCGCGCACTCGATGCGGCCACGGGCCTTGCGACTGCCGGCCCTGCCGCTATCGAGGAACGGGCGTTCTGA
- the vat gene encoding Vat family streptogramin A O-acetyltransferase, whose product MSDVSRIAGRSALLGPDPNTKHPMAGFPQVCFIKNTVSSPNILIGDYTYYDDPVDSEDFERNVLYHYPFMGDKLIIGKFCALATGVRFIMNGANHKLSGLSTYPFSIFGNGWERVTPSMDELPVKGDTVIGNDVWIGYESLVMPGVHIGNGAIVAARSVIVSDVEPYMIVGGNPARPIRPRFSQDVIDALQEIAWWDWDVARISDNLEAIVGGDIDLLRSAGNG is encoded by the coding sequence ATGTCAGATGTTAGCCGTATTGCTGGGAGGTCAGCATTGCTGGGACCGGATCCAAACACCAAGCACCCGATGGCTGGCTTTCCACAGGTCTGTTTCATCAAGAACACGGTATCCAGTCCCAACATCCTTATCGGGGACTACACCTACTATGATGACCCTGTGGACTCGGAGGATTTCGAGCGCAATGTTCTCTACCACTACCCGTTCATGGGCGACAAGCTGATCATCGGCAAGTTCTGCGCCCTGGCTACCGGTGTTCGGTTCATCATGAACGGCGCCAACCACAAGTTGAGTGGCCTATCGACATATCCGTTCAGCATCTTCGGCAATGGGTGGGAGCGCGTCACTCCGTCAATGGATGAGTTGCCCGTAAAGGGCGACACCGTGATCGGCAATGACGTATGGATCGGATACGAGTCGCTCGTCATGCCCGGCGTGCACATCGGCAACGGTGCGATCGTTGCCGCTCGGTCTGTGATCGTCTCGGACGTCGAGCCCTACATGATCGTCGGGGGCAATCCCGCTCGGCCCATCCGGCCGCGTTTCTCGCAGGACGTGATTGATGCACTACAGGAGATCGCATGGTGGGACTGGGACGTCGCAAGGATCTCGGACAATCTGGAGGCCATTGTCGGCGGCGATATCGACTTGCTTAGAAGTGCGGGAAACGGCTAA
- a CDS encoding DUF1697 domain-containing protein: MKYVALLRGINVGKGARVPMKTLQVLFEGLGLRDVVTYLNSGNVVFSSSLSALDLACVLEDELERAFGAKIPTLVKTSADVIAIADSIPSEWGNGEGEQTYVAYLFSDVDKPDLMSELPVRMEYLTIFYTPGAIVWNIKRENYNRSHITRIAGHSSYSRMTTRNVNTARKLAALCAES; the protein is encoded by the coding sequence GTGAAGTACGTCGCGTTGCTGCGCGGGATCAATGTCGGCAAGGGTGCTCGCGTGCCCATGAAGACCCTGCAGGTTCTTTTCGAGGGTCTCGGGCTTCGCGACGTTGTCACTTACTTGAACTCGGGCAATGTAGTATTCAGCTCATCTCTGAGTGCCCTTGATCTTGCGTGTGTGCTCGAAGACGAGCTTGAGCGAGCGTTCGGCGCGAAGATCCCGACTCTGGTGAAGACGTCGGCGGATGTGATCGCGATAGCGGACTCGATACCGAGCGAGTGGGGAAACGGCGAGGGCGAACAGACCTATGTCGCGTATCTGTTCAGTGATGTCGACAAGCCGGATCTCATGTCGGAGCTGCCGGTCAGAATGGAGTACTTGACTATCTTCTACACGCCCGGGGCCATCGTCTGGAACATCAAGCGAGAGAACTACAATCGCAGCCACATCACCAGAATCGCGGGACACAGCTCCTACTCTCGGATGACCACGAGGAACGTCAACACGGCGAGGAAGCTCGCGGCGCTTTGCGCTGAGTCCTGA
- a CDS encoding DUF3795 domain-containing protein encodes MNCGLCRGHLRDKNRCPGCNGDDAAKPRYCLTCKIRECDTVASGAGSFCYECTTFPCARLRQLDKRYRTKYGMSMTENLLRIRETGLEAFVADERLRWACPECGSLLCVHLPDCGVCGHPRDFSGPPSKGIEQNAKR; translated from the coding sequence ATGAATTGCGGTCTGTGCAGAGGTCATCTCAGAGACAAGAACCGCTGCCCCGGCTGCAACGGGGATGATGCGGCGAAGCCGCGATACTGTCTAACGTGCAAGATCAGAGAGTGTGACACCGTCGCCAGTGGTGCGGGCTCGTTCTGTTACGAGTGCACGACCTTCCCTTGCGCTCGGTTACGTCAGCTCGACAAGCGATACCGTACCAAGTACGGGATGAGCATGACGGAGAATCTTCTCCGGATTCGTGAGACCGGCCTCGAGGCCTTCGTTGCCGATGAGAGGCTGAGATGGGCGTGTCCGGAGTGTGGTTCCCTTCTATGCGTCCATCTCCCGGACTGCGGCGTTTGCGGCCATCCTCGGGATTTCTCAGGGCCGCCCAGCAAGGGCATCGAGCAGAACGCCAAGAGGTAA
- a CDS encoding LysE family translocator, with the protein MFTAQFLLTALVVVLIPGTGALYTISTGIARGSRVGVAAAFGCTIGIVPHLLASALGLSAIINMGAQVFSGVKLAGACYLLYLAWQTWKEAGRFSAQGDTVERGLAEVAWRGVALNLLNPKLTIFFLAFLPNFITPGSSAMQQLAGLSAVFMVMTFVVFSLYAVIASAARLIFSGTSQAMRWLQRSFAVVFAGLAVELALSDR; encoded by the coding sequence GTGTTCACTGCGCAATTCCTGCTGACTGCACTCGTGGTTGTGCTGATCCCGGGTACAGGAGCGCTCTACACGATCTCGACCGGGATTGCCCGCGGCTCACGCGTTGGGGTGGCTGCTGCTTTCGGGTGCACGATCGGGATCGTGCCGCATCTTCTGGCGAGCGCTTTGGGGCTCTCGGCGATCATAAACATGGGAGCTCAGGTCTTCTCGGGAGTCAAGCTTGCCGGGGCTTGCTACCTGCTCTATCTGGCATGGCAGACGTGGAAAGAAGCAGGCCGGTTCTCAGCTCAAGGGGATACCGTTGAGCGCGGGCTGGCAGAAGTGGCGTGGCGGGGTGTGGCACTTAATCTCCTCAACCCCAAGCTCACCATCTTCTTTCTCGCGTTCCTGCCCAACTTCATCACTCCCGGCTCATCGGCGATGCAGCAGCTGGCGGGGTTGAGTGCGGTGTTTATGGTCATGACGTTTGTCGTCTTTTCCCTCTACGCCGTCATTGCGAGTGCGGCGCGCTTGATCTTCAGCGGGACTTCGCAAGCGATGCGCTGGCTCCAGCGGTCATTCGCTGTCGTGTTCGCCGGTTTGGCCGTGGAGTTGGCCTTGAGCGATCGGTGA
- a CDS encoding glycosyltransferase family 1 protein: MRVAIIALGSRGDVQPHVALGVGLRRAGHSVRVVTSSDFGDLVRAHELEFCDTGVSTEAIANEMHDLLEAGNFLKIMTAMGVSAERVAVQAATNGLAACKESDVILSGLGGLFVGHALAEKLGVPFVQAYLYPFSPTREFPGVLTPVPQTPLTSWANAPSHRATRQMLWQTTRSADATVRVKVLGLKPSAFWGPFGELAGEDQLSLYGYSEHVIPVPHDWPPQNHVTGYWFLEPSLEWRPPTELVAFLEAGPPPVYVGFGSMGSKNPEATADLVLESLRRTGQRGVLSSGWGGLTKNDLPDSVCMIGSIPHAWLFSRMTAIVHHGGAGTTAAALSAGVPSIVTPVMGDQAFWAGCVSGLGVGPKAVPRRKLTVERLSRAIEAAVSDSAMRARSANLGEQIRAEDGITKAVDLIERRFETAR, encoded by the coding sequence TTGAGAGTAGCAATCATCGCGCTGGGTAGCCGTGGTGACGTGCAGCCGCACGTTGCGCTCGGGGTGGGACTCAGGCGGGCGGGGCATTCGGTTCGAGTAGTGACTTCCAGCGACTTCGGGGATCTCGTCCGGGCTCACGAACTGGAATTCTGTGACACAGGGGTGAGTACCGAGGCCATCGCCAACGAGATGCATGACCTCCTGGAAGCTGGAAATTTCCTGAAGATCATGACCGCGATGGGTGTTTCGGCAGAACGGGTGGCGGTCCAGGCTGCGACGAACGGTCTCGCGGCGTGCAAAGAATCCGACGTAATCTTGAGTGGCCTGGGCGGGCTGTTCGTCGGGCACGCGCTCGCGGAGAAGCTTGGTGTTCCGTTCGTACAGGCCTACCTGTATCCGTTCTCGCCAACCCGCGAGTTTCCCGGCGTGCTCACGCCAGTGCCTCAGACACCGCTCACGTCTTGGGCGAACGCTCCGTCACATCGCGCCACCCGGCAGATGCTGTGGCAGACGACTCGATCGGCGGACGCCACCGTCCGGGTGAAGGTCCTGGGTCTCAAGCCGTCGGCCTTCTGGGGTCCGTTCGGCGAACTGGCTGGCGAGGACCAACTGAGCCTGTACGGATACAGCGAGCATGTGATCCCGGTACCGCATGATTGGCCGCCCCAGAATCATGTCACGGGCTACTGGTTCCTTGAGCCTTCCTTGGAGTGGCGTCCGCCGACAGAACTGGTTGCCTTCCTTGAGGCGGGTCCGCCGCCGGTGTACGTCGGGTTCGGAAGCATGGGGAGCAAGAACCCGGAGGCGACGGCGGATCTGGTGCTGGAGTCCCTGCGACGGACCGGGCAGCGCGGCGTTCTCTCTTCCGGATGGGGCGGGCTAACAAAGAACGATCTCCCCGACTCCGTGTGCATGATAGGTTCAATCCCGCATGCTTGGCTTTTCTCTCGCATGACGGCAATCGTCCATCATGGCGGCGCTGGAACGACGGCTGCGGCGTTGTCGGCTGGCGTACCTTCGATCGTGACACCCGTGATGGGGGACCAGGCCTTCTGGGCGGGGTGTGTCAGCGGCCTTGGGGTCGGTCCCAAGGCGGTCCCTCGGCGCAAACTCACCGTCGAACGTCTGAGCCGGGCGATCGAGGCCGCCGTCAGCGATAGCGCGATGCGCGCGAGGTCGGCGAATCTCGGCGAGCAGATTCGGGCAGAGGACGGGATCACCAAAGCCGTCGACCTGATCGAGCGGCGCTTCGAGACGGCACGGTAA
- a CDS encoding SDR family oxidoreductase: protein MRAIVRSAGRLPEGTADDPRLTVVEADLLSLSAEDLVEHVRGCDAVISCLGHVISVKGVLGPPYDLVTRATARLCEAIQDSQPDAPVKYILMSSVSVDHPDAPDERRGTMEEVLLWVLRGLVPPSRDNQRAAGFLHGEMGRAIHSCGGSRFARTLS from the coding sequence GTGCGCGCCATCGTGCGTTCAGCTGGGAGGCTTCCGGAGGGGACTGCGGATGATCCGCGACTGACGGTTGTTGAGGCCGACCTCCTGTCCCTTAGCGCCGAGGATCTTGTTGAGCACGTTCGCGGCTGTGATGCAGTCATCTCGTGTCTCGGTCACGTCATCAGCGTCAAGGGAGTGCTTGGTCCACCGTATGATCTAGTCACACGGGCCACGGCGCGACTCTGTGAGGCGATTCAAGATTCGCAGCCGGATGCGCCCGTGAAATACATCCTCATGAGCAGCGTCTCAGTCGATCACCCTGACGCGCCCGATGAGCGGCGCGGCACGATGGAAGAGGTGCTCCTATGGGTTCTCCGCGGGTTGGTCCCTCCGTCAAGGGACAACCAGCGAGCTGCGGGCTTCCTTCATGGCGAGATGGGGCGAGCAATCCATTCGTGCGGTGGGTCACGGTTCGCCCGGACACTCTCATAG
- a CDS encoding dihydrofolate reductase family protein, with protein MAKLIFSMVESLDGYVADPAGKFDWAEPDEAVHTFINELERPVGTYLFGRRMYEVMVVWETLDGLADQPSFIKEFAKIWRAADKIVYSSTLDSVSSARTRIERDFDPAAIRRMKEEVVGDISVGGPGIAAQAIRAGLVDEYQLFVAPVIVGGGIRSLPDGVRLKLELVDERRFDNGMVYMHYRPAT; from the coding sequence ATGGCCAAGTTGATTTTCTCGATGGTTGAGTCACTCGATGGCTACGTCGCGGATCCAGCAGGCAAGTTTGACTGGGCTGAGCCGGATGAGGCGGTGCACACGTTCATCAACGAACTTGAGCGCCCGGTCGGCACCTATCTGTTCGGCCGTCGGATGTACGAGGTAATGGTCGTGTGGGAGACCTTAGACGGGCTTGCTGATCAGCCGTCGTTCATCAAGGAATTCGCTAAGATCTGGCGGGCCGCCGACAAGATTGTCTACTCGTCAACGCTTGACTCCGTGTCTAGCGCGCGAACGAGGATCGAGCGGGATTTCGACCCTGCTGCGATCCGGCGAATGAAAGAGGAAGTCGTGGGCGACATCTCTGTGGGTGGGCCCGGTATCGCTGCCCAGGCAATACGTGCCGGCTTGGTGGACGAGTACCAGCTGTTCGTTGCGCCGGTCATTGTTGGAGGTGGCATTCGGTCGCTCCCTGACGGGGTTCGACTCAAACTCGAGCTTGTGGATGAGCGTCGCTTCGATAACGGCATGGTATATATGCACTATCGTCCCGCCACCTGA
- a CDS encoding DUF2164 domain-containing protein, with product MAMKLEKETERYLLDSIKRFFVEDMDEEIGDLKAMRVLDFCTREIGPSIYNQAIADAQVFFQEKVSDLGGVRYEGEFDFWKKR from the coding sequence ATTGCCATGAAGCTTGAGAAGGAAACAGAGAGGTATCTGCTCGATTCGATCAAACGTTTCTTCGTCGAGGACATGGACGAGGAGATCGGCGACCTCAAAGCGATGCGTGTTCTCGATTTCTGCACTAGGGAGATCGGACCGAGCATCTACAATCAGGCGATCGCGGATGCTCAGGTATTCTTCCAGGAGAAGGTGTCGGACTTGGGTGGCGTACGATACGAGGGCGAGTTCGATTTCTGGAAGAAGCGGTGA
- the rsgA gene encoding ribosome small subunit-dependent GTPase A: MLNTPALCLLGYSPRWQALFAQFDGTDTYPARVVRADRGSALIASSDGICRAKPSTALVKAARGSIDLPVVGDWVVVHAPQGIDVPLIEAVLARTSAITRGDPGEPSVAQILAANVDTVFLVHPIDAGPNLRRIERELSLVWDSGAVPAVVLTKADASAAPDAALAAVQAVAIGCEVLVTSAVSGLGVDLLPRYVEDRKTAVLLGPSGAGKSTLTNALLGEERQETCGVRMSDHRGRHTTVVRELIQLPGGGILIDTPGLRALALTGSEVGIAATFPEIEEEARSCRFRDCTHNDEPGCAVRAAVELGKLPASRLANYHKLMREAEVAAMKTDCRLRAEEVRKWKVIQKAAKDFHRQTGKPPQR; encoded by the coding sequence ATGCTCAATACCCCTGCGTTGTGTCTCCTCGGCTACTCGCCGCGCTGGCAGGCGCTATTTGCTCAATTCGACGGCACGGACACATATCCGGCCCGCGTAGTCCGTGCTGATCGAGGAAGCGCGTTGATCGCGTCATCGGACGGCATATGCCGTGCGAAGCCCTCGACCGCTCTAGTGAAAGCTGCTCGCGGCTCTATCGACTTGCCTGTCGTTGGTGACTGGGTTGTAGTTCATGCCCCGCAAGGTATCGACGTACCTCTCATCGAGGCAGTATTGGCGCGCACGAGCGCAATCACCAGAGGTGATCCGGGAGAGCCCTCTGTCGCCCAAATCCTCGCTGCCAATGTCGATACCGTGTTCCTCGTCCATCCCATTGACGCGGGACCCAATCTCCGTCGCATCGAGCGCGAGTTGTCGCTGGTCTGGGATTCGGGAGCCGTTCCTGCAGTTGTTCTGACCAAGGCCGACGCATCTGCCGCACCCGACGCTGCTCTTGCGGCAGTCCAGGCCGTGGCAATCGGGTGTGAAGTTCTTGTCACAAGTGCCGTAAGTGGCCTCGGCGTGGACTTGCTGCCCCGCTACGTGGAAGATCGAAAGACGGCGGTGTTGCTGGGGCCTTCTGGGGCGGGCAAGTCGACGCTGACCAACGCGCTCCTCGGCGAAGAGCGTCAGGAGACGTGCGGAGTTCGCATGAGCGACCATCGAGGTAGGCACACAACGGTCGTACGCGAGTTGATTCAGCTGCCCGGTGGGGGCATCCTTATTGATACCCCGGGGTTGCGCGCGCTTGCGTTGACCGGTTCAGAAGTCGGTATCGCCGCAACCTTCCCAGAGATCGAGGAGGAGGCGCGCTCCTGTCGTTTTCGGGATTGCACTCACAACGACGAGCCGGGCTGCGCAGTTCGGGCTGCCGTTGAGTTGGGCAAACTGCCCGCGAGTCGCTTGGCGAACTATCACAAGCTGATGCGTGAAGCAGAGGTCGCTGCGATGAAGACCGACTGCCGCCTTCGGGCTGAGGAGGTTCGGAAGTGGAAGGTCATCCAGAAAGCGGCCAAGGACTTCCACAGGCAAACCGGCAAGCCACCCCAGCGGTGA
- a CDS encoding DUF2726 domain-containing protein, producing MVEGNSQNPGCLGAILRIFGIRAASGPSADSLPYRMRDDFLSKAELSFYRVLHNAVDGRAVICPKVNLCDVFFVVRPNENMAARGRISQKHVDFLLCESDTLRPVLGLELDDSSHARQDRQQRDELVDSVFQAAGLPLLHIQVRSSYSVGEIAAQLAPFLRDSGRTVPVTPPVAVSSADGAPVCPKCGVQMVLRTAGRGARQGGQFYGCVNYPKCRETVQLG from the coding sequence ATGGTTGAGGGGAATAGCCAGAATCCTGGGTGTCTCGGCGCCATTCTCCGCATATTTGGAATCCGCGCGGCATCCGGACCTTCCGCAGATAGCCTTCCGTATCGTATGCGCGATGACTTTCTCTCTAAGGCGGAGTTGTCGTTCTATCGCGTTCTTCACAATGCGGTCGACGGTCGCGCGGTTATCTGCCCAAAGGTGAACCTGTGTGACGTCTTCTTCGTGGTTCGTCCCAATGAGAACATGGCTGCGCGCGGACGCATCAGCCAGAAGCATGTCGATTTCCTGCTCTGTGAGTCAGATACGCTGCGTCCAGTGCTCGGCCTGGAGTTGGACGATTCGAGTCATGCTCGGCAGGATCGGCAGCAGCGCGATGAGTTGGTTGACTCGGTGTTTCAAGCAGCGGGACTGCCGTTGCTTCACATTCAGGTTCGATCAAGCTATAGCGTCGGTGAGATCGCGGCCCAACTCGCGCCGTTCCTAAGGGACTCCGGGCGCACTGTGCCAGTTACGCCGCCCGTCGCTGTGTCCTCGGCAGATGGCGCTCCGGTCTGTCCCAAGTGCGGGGTGCAGATGGTGCTTCGAACAGCTGGCCGGGGTGCGCGGCAGGGGGGCCAATTCTACGGGTGTGTCAACTATCCCAAATGCCGCGAAACGGTTCAGCTCGGATGA
- a CDS encoding DUF3267 domain-containing protein, protein MRFRVGPVPDDPGFCPEVGGWTRLKEPSLGWLMVLSIPLAVGIAASLLFTWSLIGQMHGATGEVSFAITTGGALAALLALLAMVVAHEFLHVLSLPQFGLGPATTLGFWPQAFTPYVSYEGELSRGRQIVVGVAPFLILSVVPLLAGLIFGVAPPLVVVLGALNGFGSSADLIGAAMVAFRVPACGRIRSRGDETWWRSWDECLRERGTHAR, encoded by the coding sequence GTGAGGTTTCGTGTGGGTCCCGTTCCGGATGACCCCGGCTTCTGTCCTGAAGTGGGCGGCTGGACTAGGCTGAAAGAGCCGTCACTCGGCTGGCTGATGGTACTCTCGATACCGCTCGCGGTGGGGATTGCCGCAAGCCTTCTGTTCACGTGGAGCCTCATCGGCCAGATGCACGGTGCGACAGGCGAGGTCAGTTTCGCCATCACCACCGGCGGGGCTCTTGCGGCTCTCCTTGCGCTCTTGGCCATGGTCGTCGCGCACGAGTTTCTTCACGTTCTCTCGCTGCCGCAATTCGGCCTTGGCCCTGCCACCACGCTCGGATTCTGGCCGCAGGCGTTCACGCCGTATGTGTCCTATGAAGGTGAACTGTCGCGAGGTCGGCAGATCGTGGTCGGGGTCGCACCGTTTCTCATCCTGTCGGTCGTCCCACTGCTCGCCGGACTCATCTTCGGCGTTGCGCCGCCGCTCGTAGTCGTGCTCGGTGCGCTCAACGGATTTGGGTCATCGGCCGATCTCATCGGTGCGGCTATGGTCGCATTTCGGGTGCCTGCTTGCGGTCGCATTCGCAGTAGAGGCGATGAAACGTGGTGGCGCTCCTGGGACGAGTGTCTGCGTGAGAGGGGAACGCATGCACGATGA
- a CDS encoding alpha/beta hydrolase, with product MGKRVTAIGGVAVEYAVAGSGTPAIVLLNGAGGPLEGWVRVLAPLEAVSTVVAYNRLGIGRSSKPSEPQTGDVVVRTLHALLEGLGLRPPYVLVGHSLGGLYVNLFARTYPLEVAAVVFLDSAAPEDSTLVDEYSTSLQRLAQRVADAVFGRDEFGEAACVPKTVDIIARANAFPPVPVVVVSAGRPARGIPPAVRAARARNQEGLVALSPLGQHLIAGKSGHFPQISEPGLVSETIRSVVASVRESVQES from the coding sequence GTGGGTAAGCGTGTCACGGCCATTGGCGGCGTGGCAGTCGAGTATGCCGTTGCTGGCAGCGGCACGCCCGCCATCGTTCTGCTCAACGGCGCCGGAGGCCCGTTGGAGGGATGGGTTCGAGTCCTTGCGCCGCTCGAGGCTGTCAGCACCGTCGTAGCCTACAATCGTCTCGGCATCGGTCGAAGCAGTAAGCCCTCGGAGCCGCAGACCGGAGACGTCGTGGTCCGCACGCTCCACGCGCTGCTCGAGGGGCTGGGCCTGCGTCCGCCTTACGTTCTCGTAGGTCACTCCCTTGGAGGACTGTACGTCAACCTGTTCGCTCGCACGTATCCGCTGGAGGTCGCTGCCGTCGTCTTCCTGGATTCCGCGGCACCCGAGGACTCCACGCTGGTCGATGAGTACAGCACCAGCCTTCAGCGTCTCGCGCAACGAGTGGCGGATGCGGTGTTCGGGCGAGACGAGTTCGGCGAGGCAGCATGCGTTCCGAAGACCGTGGACATAATCGCGCGCGCGAACGCCTTCCCGCCGGTGCCAGTCGTGGTCGTCAGCGCAGGCAGACCCGCTCGAGGCATTCCTCCTGCTGTCCGCGCTGCGCGTGCTCGGAATCAAGAGGGGCTGGTTGCTCTTTCGCCATTGGGTCAACACTTGATAGCCGGTAAGAGCGGGCACTTCCCACAGATCAGCGAACCAGGCCTCGTAAGCGAGACGATTCGATCGGTGGTGGCTTCGGTCAGAGAGAGCGTGCAGGAGTCTTGA